A genomic stretch from Prochlorococcus marinus str. MIT 9312 includes:
- a CDS encoding aldo/keto reductase, translating to MIINSQKRSFGKGAKVSLFTLGTMRATESVEKMYSIIKNAYYVGINHIETAPSYGDSELLVGNSIKKLAIEENISEKNWVITTKVLPKGDFEFLKNNFQNSLKKLNLKKINNLAVHGINLKQHLDWVLAGEGKKFISWILEKELVEQVGFSSHGSYSLINEAINSEVFSFCSLHLHYLDQSKITLAEQAIKKGMGVIAISPADKGGRLYSPSDILLEASKPFHPLELAYRFLLAKGITTLSLGATNKKDFEFANKLRNSCERLTILEKSALNKIEEVANERLNSTKCEQCRCCLPCPNEIPIPEILRLRNISIGYGQLEFSKERYNLIGKAGHWWEEKNSSFCQECNECVPKCPSKLDIPNLLKQTHNLLIETPRKRLWG from the coding sequence ATGATTATTAATTCACAGAAAAGATCATTTGGTAAAGGGGCAAAAGTGAGCTTATTCACTTTAGGGACAATGCGCGCAACTGAAAGTGTCGAAAAAATGTATAGCATAATAAAAAATGCATACTATGTCGGAATTAACCACATCGAAACAGCTCCTTCTTATGGTGATTCAGAATTACTTGTTGGAAATTCAATAAAAAAACTAGCAATAGAAGAGAACATATCTGAAAAAAATTGGGTGATTACTACCAAAGTTTTACCAAAGGGTGATTTTGAATTTCTAAAAAATAATTTTCAAAATTCTCTTAAGAAGTTAAATCTTAAGAAAATTAATAATCTTGCAGTTCATGGAATAAACTTAAAACAACATCTAGATTGGGTTCTGGCTGGAGAGGGTAAGAAATTCATATCATGGATACTTGAGAAGGAACTAGTTGAACAAGTTGGTTTTAGTTCTCACGGAAGTTATTCACTTATTAATGAAGCAATTAACAGTGAAGTTTTTAGTTTTTGTAGTCTTCATTTACATTATTTAGATCAATCTAAAATTACTTTGGCGGAGCAAGCTATAAAAAAAGGTATGGGAGTAATAGCAATATCGCCTGCTGATAAAGGCGGAAGATTATATTCTCCAAGTGATATTTTGTTAGAAGCCTCTAAGCCTTTTCATCCATTAGAATTAGCATATAGATTTTTGTTGGCAAAAGGGATTACAACTTTGTCCTTGGGAGCAACAAATAAAAAGGATTTTGAGTTTGCGAATAAACTTAGAAACTCTTGCGAGAGGCTTACAATACTTGAAAAAAGCGCCCTAAATAAAATTGAGGAAGTAGCTAATGAAAGATTAAACTCAACAAAATGTGAGCAATGCAGATGCTGTCTACCATGCCCAAATGAAATACCTATTCCAGAGATACTTCGTTTAAGGAATATATCTATTGGTTATGGCCAATTAGAATTTTCAAAAGAAAGATACAATTTAATAGGAAAAGCAGGCCACTGGTGGGAAGAGAAAAATTCCTCATTTTGTCAAGAATGCAATGAATGTGTTCCTAAATGTCCTAGTAAATTAGATATACCAAATTTATTAAAACAAACTCATAACTTATTAATTGAAACTCCAAGAAAAAGATTATGGGGTTAA
- a CDS encoding nicotinate-nucleotide--dimethylbenzimidazole phosphoribosyltransferase, with amino-acid sequence MYSTELGINLFGSESNKKIQLNRIKILQKKINNFKIFLVIAGTNTSQIKGISAAGINAKSRRITALADAEFLLKGASKDHKYKLPRLNAGVTPALISHVCSKLINVYPVIVPLGIGVRPYFNHLVVEDRDLGPSNCLTTGKSMTKERVLNLYEKGLAIGKSSKQPILISESVPGGTTTAQAVMEAFGLRVSNLVGSSLFKAPRELRRKVVQKGLLNANLKTDFDSFDVVASVGDPFQAFSMGLLIGARLANQPVILSGGSQMLAVILLVLEFLGEKNKDDFIEDVFIATTGWLVKDNSLNDLLNLINEKYDANLLGLASPLNFQSSIYKELMDYELGHVKEGVGAGGISILAFLNGFKNKEIVSLCQQNLEIMKGLGQISLEKDC; translated from the coding sequence ATGTATAGTACAGAATTAGGGATAAATCTTTTTGGAAGTGAATCCAATAAAAAAATACAACTCAACAGAATAAAGATACTCCAAAAGAAAATAAATAATTTCAAAATATTTCTTGTAATTGCAGGCACTAATACATCTCAAATTAAAGGAATTTCTGCTGCAGGTATTAATGCAAAATCTAGGAGAATAACTGCGCTGGCAGATGCCGAATTTTTGCTTAAGGGTGCTTCAAAAGATCATAAATATAAATTACCTCGTCTTAATGCAGGAGTAACTCCGGCCCTAATAAGTCATGTTTGTTCAAAGCTTATAAATGTTTATCCAGTTATTGTTCCTTTGGGAATAGGAGTAAGGCCTTACTTTAATCATTTGGTTGTAGAAGATAGGGATTTGGGACCATCAAATTGTCTTACTACTGGTAAATCTATGACTAAAGAGAGAGTTTTAAATCTCTATGAGAAAGGTCTTGCGATAGGAAAATCTTCAAAACAACCCATTTTAATTTCTGAATCTGTCCCAGGGGGTACCACAACTGCTCAGGCAGTAATGGAAGCTTTTGGTTTGCGGGTATCTAATTTAGTAGGAAGTAGTTTATTTAAAGCCCCAAGAGAACTGAGAAGAAAAGTAGTTCAAAAAGGACTTTTAAATGCAAATCTCAAGACTGATTTTGACTCTTTTGATGTTGTCGCATCAGTGGGAGATCCTTTTCAAGCTTTCTCAATGGGTTTATTAATTGGTGCCAGGTTGGCGAACCAACCTGTCATATTATCTGGTGGAAGTCAAATGCTAGCTGTCATTTTGCTTGTATTAGAATTCTTAGGTGAAAAAAATAAAGATGACTTTATTGAGGATGTTTTTATTGCAACAACTGGGTGGCTTGTAAAAGATAATTCTCTAAATGATTTATTAAATTTAATAAATGAGAAATATGATGCCAACTTATTAGGTTTAGCAAGCCCTTTAAATTTCCAATCGTCAATATACAAAGAATTGATGGATTATGAATTGGGTCATGTAAAAGAAGGTGTTGGCGCTGGTGGAATATCAATTCTTGCTTTCCTAAATGGATTTAAAAATAAAGAAATAGTTTCATTGTGTCAACAAAATCTGGAAATAATGAAGGGTCTAGGTCAAATTTCTTTAGAGAAGGATTGCTGA
- a CDS encoding heme o synthase encodes MNSSNLENFNYKSSIRDEVVPSRKRLTLPPWLEVAKPRLIPLLLATTLGGMALTEEWPLSSPKLICTLGGGALAAAAAGALNCLWEMELDKRMIRTSKRALPSGKLSSETVFLAAVSCTLAASMLLISGVNYLAAGLTLLGLCSYVILYTVILKPRTTKNIVFGGVAGAIPPLVGASAATGHVGLSGWWLFGLVMLWTPAHFWALAILLKDDYASVGIPMLPSVKGSLFTAKAISRYGLATVLMSIMGVFALPEGGLLYGIMLLPFNGRLLQLINKLKKSPDDLLRAKSLFRWSILYMFGICLLLLISRTQLSVEFEQQSMQIFFSIGSLLSN; translated from the coding sequence ATGAATAGTAGTAACTTGGAAAACTTTAACTATAAATCTTCAATTAGGGATGAAGTTGTTCCTTCAAGAAAAAGATTAACTTTGCCACCTTGGCTTGAAGTAGCAAAACCAAGATTGATTCCACTTTTACTTGCAACAACTTTGGGCGGAATGGCTTTAACAGAGGAATGGCCTTTGTCATCACCAAAACTTATCTGTACTTTAGGTGGAGGAGCTTTGGCAGCAGCGGCAGCAGGAGCACTTAATTGCTTGTGGGAAATGGAATTAGACAAAAGGATGATAAGAACTAGCAAAAGAGCTTTGCCATCAGGTAAGTTATCATCTGAGACTGTATTTTTAGCTGCAGTATCATGTACTTTGGCAGCTTCGATGCTTTTAATAAGTGGTGTAAATTATTTAGCTGCGGGACTTACACTTCTTGGTTTATGTAGCTACGTAATTTTATATACCGTGATTTTGAAGCCACGTACAACTAAAAATATTGTTTTTGGAGGAGTGGCTGGTGCGATACCCCCTTTGGTCGGAGCATCTGCTGCTACAGGACATGTAGGACTTAGTGGTTGGTGGTTGTTTGGTTTAGTAATGTTGTGGACTCCAGCTCATTTTTGGGCACTTGCAATTTTGTTAAAGGATGATTATGCATCTGTTGGTATTCCTATGCTCCCTTCTGTTAAAGGATCTCTTTTTACTGCTAAAGCGATTTCTCGTTATGGATTGGCAACTGTTCTAATGAGTATTATGGGAGTTTTTGCTTTGCCTGAAGGCGGTCTTCTATACGGAATTATGTTATTGCCATTTAATGGAAGACTTTTGCAATTAATAAATAAATTAAAGAAATCACCTGATGATCTTTTAAGAGCAAAGTCCCTTTTTAGGTGGTCAATTCTATATATGTTTGGTATTTGTCTCTTATTATTAATTTCTAGAACCCAACTATCAGTGGAATTTGAGCAGCAATCTATGCAAATATTTTTCTCTATAGGATCTCTCCTTAGTAATTAA
- a CDS encoding ABC transporter permease gives MELNKYNLFFLYQETFALTKRLFIQLKRRPSTLLAGILQPIIWLFLFGALFSNAPEGFLPGVDSYGNFLGAGLIVFTAFSGALNSGLPLMFDREFGFLNRLLVAPLTSRLSIVLSSFFYITILSFVQSIVIMIVSYILGYGWPNLYGLGIVFTTLILLVLFVTSISLSLAFVLPGHIELIALIFVINLPLLFASTALAPISFMPNWLGWLASLNPLTFAIEPIRTAYTQTMDLELVALHAPYGDLTCKSCISILFSLTVCSLIIIRPLLNRKLN, from the coding sequence ATGGAATTAAACAAGTATAATTTATTTTTTTTATATCAAGAAACATTTGCCTTAACTAAGAGATTATTTATCCAACTAAAAAGAAGGCCATCAACTCTTTTGGCTGGAATATTACAACCCATAATTTGGCTATTTTTATTTGGAGCCTTATTCTCTAATGCTCCTGAAGGTTTTTTACCAGGAGTTGATTCTTATGGAAATTTTTTAGGAGCCGGACTTATTGTTTTTACTGCTTTTAGCGGAGCCCTAAACTCTGGTCTACCTTTAATGTTTGATAGGGAGTTTGGATTTCTTAATAGATTACTTGTAGCTCCTTTAACCAGTAGATTATCTATAGTTTTATCCTCTTTCTTTTACATAACAATCCTGAGTTTTGTTCAGAGCATTGTAATAATGATTGTTTCATACATTTTGGGTTATGGATGGCCAAATTTATATGGTTTAGGAATTGTGTTTACCACACTAATTCTATTAGTACTTTTCGTGACATCAATAAGTTTAAGTTTGGCATTTGTTTTGCCTGGCCATATTGAATTAATCGCTCTAATATTTGTAATAAACTTACCTCTTCTTTTTGCTAGCACTGCTTTAGCTCCAATCTCTTTTATGCCAAATTGGCTGGGGTGGCTAGCTTCATTAAATCCATTGACTTTTGCCATTGAACCTATTAGGACTGCCTATACACAAACTATGGATTTAGAATTAGTGGCTTTACATGCCCCATATGGTGATTTAACTTGTAAGAGTTGTATCTCAATTTTATTTTCTTTAACAGTTTGCTCCTTGATTATTATAAGACCTCTGTTAAATAGAAAGTTAAATTAA
- a CDS encoding AbrB family transcriptional regulator — protein MLEGKELLEKAKLLSKQSEDEIAKGCGYVGPSGRVLKKSFYRALIEAKGYKIGNGRQGKNGNRASRGRQAEFKTKVHGNGNLLIGHAYTKKLGLEPGQEFKIDLKKDSKTIYLIPLN, from the coding sequence ATGCTAGAAGGAAAAGAACTTCTTGAAAAAGCAAAATTATTAAGTAAACAATCTGAAGATGAGATAGCGAAAGGTTGTGGGTACGTAGGTCCTAGCGGAAGAGTCTTAAAAAAAAGTTTTTACAGGGCGCTTATCGAAGCCAAGGGTTATAAAATAGGAAATGGTCGTCAAGGCAAAAATGGTAATAGAGCGTCAAGAGGCAGACAGGCAGAATTTAAAACTAAGGTTCATGGCAATGGGAACCTATTAATAGGTCATGCCTACACCAAAAAATTAGGTCTAGAACCAGGTCAGGAATTTAAAATTGATCTAAAAAAAGATTCAAAAACAATTTATCTGATTCCATTAAATTAA
- a CDS encoding cytochrome c oxidase subunit 3, producing MTTINSSKEIQKNNSEVNEKHDDFRMFGLITFLIADGMTFAGFFAAYLTYKAVNPLPDGAIYELELPIPTLNTILLLVSSATFHKAGKALLKDKNPDAQKWLFCTAFLGIIFLICQLFEYFHLPFGLTDNLFASTFYALTGFHGLHVTLGTLMILIIAWQSRINGGRVTSQNMFPLEAVELYWHFVDGIWVILFIILYLL from the coding sequence ATGACTACTATAAATAGTTCAAAAGAAATTCAAAAAAATAATTCTGAAGTTAATGAAAAACATGATGACTTTAGAATGTTTGGTCTTATAACTTTCTTAATTGCGGACGGGATGACTTTTGCTGGATTCTTCGCTGCTTATCTAACTTATAAAGCAGTAAATCCATTACCTGATGGTGCTATCTATGAATTAGAGCTTCCAATACCTACACTCAATACAATTTTATTACTTGTTAGTAGTGCAACTTTTCATAAAGCAGGTAAAGCACTTTTGAAAGATAAAAACCCTGATGCTCAAAAATGGTTATTTTGTACTGCTTTTCTTGGAATAATTTTTTTAATATGTCAGTTATTTGAATATTTTCATTTACCTTTTGGATTAACCGACAATTTATTTGCAAGTACTTTTTATGCTCTTACTGGTTTTCATGGATTACATGTAACTTTAGGTACTTTAATGATTTTAATTATTGCTTGGCAATCGAGAATAAATGGCGGAAGAGTAACTAGTCAAAATATGTTTCCATTAGAAGCTGTTGAATTGTACTGGCATTTTGTAGATGGAATATGGGTTATATTATTTATTATTTTGTATCTTTTATGA
- a CDS encoding COX15/CtaA family protein, translating into MINNQSYQSKYLPIFKRLGSHSVFALIALIVIGGATRVMEAGLACPDWPLCYGSFLPFSHMNLRVFLEWFHRLDAFLVGLLILFKFVLSIIWKKEIPNWLPKTYSLLLFLVIVQGSFGALTVINLLDSYTVTGHLLIAFLLLITTISINQNLVNEEIKEPLIWWRLLLLFPLLLTLIQSFIGVRISSTWSAHICLSFNKQCLILDTHKLFAFPITFSILFIIATSIYKRSLFMKNWKYLSALFFLLISQIVLGVLSLKTNLNEPIFIIGHQLNASLFIAILTTLIFRNPFAKKNLNHSLNSQMVGINS; encoded by the coding sequence GTGATTAATAACCAATCTTATCAATCAAAATATCTGCCAATTTTTAAAAGGTTAGGAAGTCATAGTGTATTTGCGCTTATAGCACTAATCGTAATTGGAGGTGCTACGAGAGTCATGGAGGCTGGCCTTGCCTGCCCAGATTGGCCATTATGTTATGGATCTTTTTTGCCCTTTAGTCATATGAACTTAAGAGTTTTTCTAGAGTGGTTCCATCGTCTAGATGCTTTTCTGGTTGGATTGTTAATTCTTTTTAAATTTGTACTCTCAATTATCTGGAAAAAAGAAATTCCAAATTGGTTACCTAAAACTTATTCATTATTACTCTTTCTTGTGATTGTCCAAGGATCTTTTGGAGCTTTAACGGTAATAAACCTGCTCGATTCATATACTGTTACGGGCCATCTTTTAATAGCATTTCTACTTCTCATTACAACGATTTCAATAAATCAAAATTTAGTAAATGAAGAAATTAAAGAGCCATTAATTTGGTGGAGATTATTATTGCTTTTTCCTCTTCTACTTACTTTGATTCAATCTTTTATTGGAGTAAGGATTTCATCAACCTGGTCAGCACATATTTGCTTATCTTTTAATAAACAATGCCTAATTCTAGATACTCATAAATTATTTGCTTTTCCAATTACTTTTTCAATTTTATTCATTATTGCTACTTCAATTTATAAGAGAAGTTTGTTTATGAAAAATTGGAAATATCTCTCAGCACTTTTTTTTCTCTTGATTTCCCAAATTGTTCTGGGAGTTTTAAGTCTTAAAACAAATTTGAATGAACCTATTTTTATTATCGGTCATCAACTTAACGCCTCTTTATTTATTGCGATATTAACAACATTAATTTTTAGAAATCCTTTTGCCAAAAAAAACCTAAACCACTCACTAAATTCTCAAATGGTTGGTATTAATTCATGA
- the coxB gene encoding cytochrome c oxidase subunit II, with the protein MLNKNIYLILIISLVFAISFWIGFNVNLLPIEASINAPIYDELFKILFIIGLIIFIGMTIAVIYSLFKFRKRNDQIGDGIALEGNLSLEILWTIIPSIIVLLIGLYSYNIYDRMGGMKELNHNHEMMRSNPEKIWAGISQTSDNEISNNNLSIEVSAMQFAFLFNYPKGNFISGELHVPVDQKVSMKMESKDVIHAFWVPEFRIKQDIIPGQPTILNFTPTKVGKYPIICAELCGPYHGGMRASIIVEEESDYNDWFNKNKKTEVNL; encoded by the coding sequence TTGTTAAATAAAAACATTTATTTAATACTAATTATTTCACTCGTTTTTGCTATATCTTTTTGGATTGGATTTAATGTCAATTTGCTCCCAATTGAAGCAAGTATTAATGCACCAATTTACGATGAACTTTTTAAAATTCTTTTCATCATTGGCTTAATTATTTTTATAGGAATGACAATAGCAGTTATTTATAGCTTATTTAAATTTAGGAAAAGAAATGATCAGATAGGCGATGGTATAGCTTTAGAGGGAAACTTAAGCTTAGAAATTTTATGGACAATTATCCCTTCAATAATTGTTTTATTAATAGGATTATATAGCTACAACATCTACGACCGAATGGGAGGAATGAAGGAACTAAACCACAATCACGAAATGATGCGTTCAAATCCTGAAAAGATATGGGCTGGAATTAGTCAAACTTCTGATAATGAAATATCAAACAATAATTTATCAATTGAAGTTTCGGCTATGCAATTTGCGTTTCTATTCAATTATCCCAAAGGTAATTTTATATCAGGAGAACTACACGTTCCTGTTGATCAAAAAGTATCGATGAAAATGGAATCTAAAGATGTCATTCATGCTTTCTGGGTGCCTGAGTTCAGAATTAAACAGGATATTATTCCTGGTCAACCAACTATTCTAAATTTCACTCCTACAAAAGTAGGGAAATATCCGATAATTTGCGCAGAATTATGTGGCCCATATCATGGAGGAATGAGAGCCTCAATAATTGTTGAAGAAGAATCTGATTACAACGATTGGTTTAACAAAAATAAAAAAACAGAGGTAAATTTATGA
- a CDS encoding ABC transporter ATP-binding protein, whose protein sequence is MNYIKVKELSKSYSDIEALKNLSMEIEAGTLFGILGPNGAGKSTLIKILATLIEPDSGEVFINDINLIKNSRKIRELIGYVAQDIALDKILTGRELLDFQSDLYHINKNKKNERIQKLVDQLEMNDWIDRKCGTYSGGMKRRIDLAAGLLHLPQVLILDEPTVGLDIESRNIIWQLLKDLRNNGMTIILSSHFLDEIDKLADRLVIIDNGRVIAQGNPAELKNKLGGDRITLKVQEFSNQEEAENICQILSSIDGISQIIINEAQGFSINFVADKEKDLLTKLKVELAFSKFEIFSLTQSQPSLDDVYLQATGKTLLDAEISMAGKRDLKKESKQSMR, encoded by the coding sequence ATGAATTATATAAAAGTTAAAGAGCTCTCAAAATCATATTCAGATATTGAGGCATTAAAAAATTTATCGATGGAAATTGAAGCTGGCACATTATTTGGAATTCTAGGTCCAAATGGTGCAGGTAAATCAACATTAATAAAAATACTAGCTACTTTAATTGAACCTGATAGTGGAGAAGTTTTTATAAATGATATTAATTTGATAAAAAATTCAAGGAAAATTAGAGAATTAATTGGTTATGTCGCTCAGGACATTGCACTTGATAAAATATTAACTGGACGTGAGCTTTTGGATTTTCAATCAGATTTATATCACATCAATAAAAACAAAAAAAATGAAAGGATACAAAAATTAGTAGATCAATTAGAAATGAATGATTGGATTGATCGTAAGTGCGGAACTTATTCAGGGGGAATGAAAAGAAGAATTGATCTGGCAGCTGGACTTTTACATTTGCCCCAAGTATTAATTTTGGATGAACCTACTGTTGGTTTAGATATTGAAAGTAGAAATATTATATGGCAACTTTTGAAAGATTTGAGAAATAATGGAATGACTATTATTTTAAGCAGTCACTTTCTCGATGAAATAGATAAATTAGCAGACAGATTAGTGATAATTGATAATGGAAGAGTTATAGCACAAGGTAATCCTGCAGAACTTAAAAATAAATTAGGAGGAGATAGAATAACTTTGAAAGTTCAAGAATTTAGTAATCAAGAAGAAGCAGAAAATATATGTCAGATTTTATCTTCAATAGATGGAATTAGTCAGATTATCATTAATGAAGCACAGGGTTTTTCAATAAATTTTGTGGCAGATAAGGAAAAAGATTTACTTACGAAGCTCAAAGTGGAATTAGCCTTTTCAAAGTTTGAGATTTTTTCTCTTACCCAAAGTCAGCCAAGCTTGGATGATGTATATCTTCAGGCAACTGGGAAAACATTATTAGATGCCGAAATTTCAATGGCAGGTAAAAGAGACCTTAAAAAAGAATCCAAGCAATCAATGCGGTAA
- a CDS encoding riboflavin synthase: MFTGIIQTIGKLKQEKNILEIEIIDNFFDMAIGDSIAVDGICLTVKEIIQNKFTVDVSEETLKRTTLGIKSKLNQIVNLEPALRISDRLGGHIVSGHIDGLGIVENIQKLEKSWLLTIKWKNKNFSKYVVNKGSICVNGISLTIAKYEKEGEIFTIAIIPHTWHNTNLNKLNVGESVNLEADALIKYVEKLLLFNKNNKEDFSTNNISSKWLKENGW; encoded by the coding sequence ATGTTCACAGGAATAATTCAAACAATTGGAAAACTAAAACAGGAAAAAAATATTTTAGAAATTGAAATTATAGACAACTTTTTTGATATGGCAATTGGTGACAGCATAGCTGTTGATGGAATTTGTTTGACAGTTAAAGAAATTATTCAAAATAAATTTACTGTTGACGTTAGTGAGGAAACATTAAAAAGAACAACTTTAGGAATAAAGTCCAAACTTAATCAGATTGTTAATTTGGAGCCTGCTCTTAGGATATCTGACCGTCTAGGAGGGCATATAGTCAGTGGACATATTGATGGCCTTGGAATAGTTGAGAATATTCAAAAATTAGAGAAATCTTGGCTCTTAACAATAAAGTGGAAAAATAAGAATTTTTCAAAATATGTAGTTAATAAAGGCAGTATTTGTGTAAATGGTATTAGTCTTACAATTGCAAAATATGAGAAGGAAGGAGAAATATTTACTATTGCGATAATTCCTCACACTTGGCATAATACAAATCTGAATAAATTAAATGTCGGGGAAAGCGTCAATCTTGAGGCAGATGCACTAATTAAATATGTAGAGAAATTACTTTTGTTTAATAAGAATAATAAAGAAGATTTTTCTACTAATAATATTTCTTCGAAGTGGCTTAAAGAAAACGGTTGGTAA
- the ctaD gene encoding cytochrome c oxidase subunit I, whose protein sequence is MTISIDPQKTNNESLQPKGWLRYFSFSLDHKVIGIQYLVCGFLFYLIGGTLASAIRIELASPMSDFMPRDVYNQVLTLHGTIMIFLWIVPVVNGAFGNYLIPFYVGARDMAFPRLNAVAFWLIPPSGLMLVASYFVEGAAQAGWTAYPPLSITTPQSGQIIWIMSVLLLGGSSIFGGINFIATIIKLRRPGLKLMQLPMYCWAMLGTSILVVLSTPVLAGTLILLSFDIIANTGFFNPVLGGNVVVYQHLFWFYSHPAVYIMVLPAFGLVSEILPVHARKPLFGYTTMVFSIMGIVVLGLVVWAHHMFTSGTPPWMRLFFTIATAFIAVPTGIKFFNWVATLWGGKISINSAMLFSCGFIINFVFGGITGVALAQVPFDIHVHDTYFVVAHFHYIVYGGTVFIIFSSIYHWFPKVTGKMLNEKLGILHFIITFIGFNLCFAPQHWLGLNGMPRRVAEYDPQFQFVNQISSLGALLMAISTIPFLINIFLSMRNGQVSGDNPWKALTPEWLTSSPPPVENWEGEAPLVEEPYGYGKQFSEQK, encoded by the coding sequence ATGACAATATCAATTGATCCACAAAAAACTAATAATGAAAGTCTTCAACCTAAAGGCTGGCTTAGATACTTTAGCTTTAGTCTTGATCATAAAGTAATTGGAATACAATACTTGGTTTGCGGTTTTCTTTTCTATTTAATTGGAGGAACTTTAGCGAGCGCTATAAGAATTGAACTAGCTAGTCCAATGTCTGACTTTATGCCAAGAGATGTATATAACCAAGTTTTAACCTTACATGGAACAATAATGATATTCCTTTGGATAGTGCCTGTAGTTAACGGTGCTTTTGGAAATTATTTAATTCCATTTTATGTGGGAGCAAGAGATATGGCATTCCCAAGATTAAATGCTGTAGCTTTTTGGCTAATTCCTCCTTCTGGTTTGATGCTGGTAGCAAGCTATTTTGTTGAAGGTGCTGCTCAGGCTGGATGGACCGCTTATCCACCCTTGAGCATAACTACTCCTCAATCGGGACAAATAATTTGGATTATGAGCGTTCTATTACTTGGAGGCAGTTCTATCTTTGGTGGAATAAACTTTATTGCGACTATTATCAAATTAAGAAGGCCTGGATTAAAACTTATGCAATTGCCAATGTATTGTTGGGCAATGCTTGGGACAAGTATATTAGTTGTTTTGTCAACTCCAGTTTTGGCAGGCACTTTAATTCTACTTAGCTTTGATATCATCGCTAATACAGGTTTTTTTAATCCTGTTTTAGGAGGCAATGTCGTAGTTTATCAGCATTTATTTTGGTTTTATTCTCATCCAGCTGTTTATATTATGGTCCTTCCTGCCTTTGGATTAGTTAGTGAAATACTCCCCGTACATGCTAGAAAACCACTTTTTGGATATACAACAATGGTTTTTTCAATAATGGGGATAGTGGTTTTAGGTTTAGTTGTTTGGGCGCATCACATGTTTACTAGTGGAACTCCCCCTTGGATGAGATTGTTCTTTACTATCGCTACAGCATTTATTGCTGTTCCAACAGGCATAAAATTTTTCAATTGGGTTGCGACATTATGGGGCGGCAAGATATCCATAAATAGTGCGATGTTATTCTCTTGTGGATTTATTATAAATTTTGTTTTTGGAGGTATTACTGGAGTTGCTTTAGCACAGGTCCCTTTCGATATTCACGTGCATGATACCTATTTCGTTGTAGCCCATTTTCATTACATAGTTTATGGAGGTACTGTTTTTATTATTTTCTCATCCATATATCATTGGTTCCCCAAAGTAACTGGCAAAATGCTCAATGAAAAGTTGGGAATTTTACATTTTATCATTACCTTTATTGGATTTAACTTGTGCTTTGCTCCTCAACATTGGCTCGGTTTAAATGGAATGCCAAGAAGAGTGGCAGAATATGATCCTCAATTCCAATTCGTTAATCAGATTAGTAGTTTAGGTGCATTATTGATGGCTATAAGTACAATCCCTTTTTTAATTAACATATTTCTTAGTATGAGAAACGGTCAAGTTTCTGGAGATAACCCTTGGAAAGCTCTAACACCTGAATGGTTAACATCTTCTCCTCCTCCAGTTGAAAATTGGGAAGGAGAGGCTCCATTAGTGGAAGAACCTTATGGTTATGGCAAACAATTTTCTGAACAAAAATAA